TGTAGTGGTCCAATAAAAGGAATacatattaaataaattgacaaaACCAGACTTCAAAAACCAAACAGTATAAAAGAAAATTATGCCGCCCAAACCAGTTCCAGGAAGGGGGAGAGGGGATAGAGGAAGAGGTGGTAATCCAACAAGAGGTAGAGGAGGTATTCAAGGCAGACAGTCCAAAATGAGACAGAGCAACCAACTTTTAAATCCTAAGACTTCAACTATGCAGAGAGGAATAGTTCAGAGAGATCAAGCAGGAACATCTCGTGGTAAACTTATCGGAGGTGTTTTAAGCGTAATCGTAGTTTTAGGAGGAATAGGCGCCGGAGTGTTCATGAGTACAGCTGCTTCTGATGAATCTGCTAACTCTGATCTAACAATAAATCCAACGAAGGCTTCTACTACAACTACAGCTGTTCCGAAGGTTACCACAACTACAACACCGCCACCACCTGTGGTATTAGATGAGAAATGGATCAAAGCTCGAGGGGAATGTGGGAGACCGAGACAAAAACCAAATCTCGGCAGAATTGTCGGTGGAACAGAAGCTGTCAAACATTCATGGCCATGGCAAATAGGACTTCTGCAGTAAGTTAATTTTTAATTGGATTTCATTACATACTGTACATCCTTATTATAATCATGTTCTGTTTGTCGAATAAAATGTGAAGGGATATCTGAAAGGGGTTGAATGATTgcctaaaattttaaaaccttgGGTAAACatctttcaatatttcaatgaaGTGAAAGCTTAACTGAATTCCATTTTTTCGATTCAAATTTATCCAAAGTTCATATCATAGATTTACCTCGCACACAATCGCTGGTGAATTTGGCTTTCTTTGCTATCAAGTACACACTTCGAGAAATAAGATTGGGAATATTCGATATCCTAAGTTATCCACAAGGATGTACTTGTTTTAAACATGGAAGAAGAATAGGTATAATTCATAATTGCTTTGTGAAACATGCtattggtatttttaatttttattatgagCACTGGTAAACCTATATTCGGGAATAATTGATAACAGAAATCAAAAAGTATTTTTCAACAATAATGAGAGGTCTTTTGGTCATcgaattattacaaaaaaggACAGAAAATGTTGTTCCAAATGGAATCATGTGGAAAATTTTATTGGCGAAGGGCACCCACCACTTCCTGTGCATTCGTACACTTTTATAGATAGGTTGCTAAGTGGAAATTAGTGATTAAACTACCGTATTTCCTGATATTTTCATTTGAGATTCTGGATTCATAATTACAATTACGGTAGTCTCGAAGTTGACATTTTTTAACAATTAAAGCCAGCCATATGGTCAGATTGAGAAATAGACAATAATAGGGCTTGCTTTGCAGGCAATATTCAAGCGGAAATAATATCTCATagaaaaacaaaagtaaaacaaaagGCATCAAGGTTCTGCAGTTGTAATCTAgagtcaaattttttaatatttatggatgaatataattttaagagctgaatttcatatatctcaaACCCCTGATGTTTATGTAATTCTTGATTTGAGCTTCAGGCAGAAtgtgaaattttgaaacgaaCTCGTGTCATGTGGCAATGGCCTGTAATTGTTTATATAAGTCTTTAAATATTTACTATCTTATATTATGAAGTATTTCAACCTTCGGTCTCTGTAATCTTTTAGCTTGTAGCGATTTTTATCATCCACAGTTTCTGTGAAAAATAGTGCTAGAGAAAGACGTTAATAATCATTATGATATTCTGTTAATTTCATTTCCTAGTATTCTCAATGTGACTGTCAGTCTCCTGTTTGGATTTGTCATTAAGAAAGCCTGACCTGACCATGGGCAAGCATAAAGGTCATTAGGTTGACCATAAACCTTTTATATGATAATTGCCAAATCGTTGTGATTGATTGCTTGTCGTCAGGGATTGGTTTGTAAGAGCTATGATTTTCACATATCGATAAAACTAGAATTGACCGGTTGAGAGACCATGATACAAATGTGATTTAGCCATCTATTCGGCTTTTCTTgctcccaggataaatatgaaatattgaaaatctatCCTATGATTCCTGTGGCACAATCCACCTACAGCAAGAGAAATTCTACTTCAAGTAATCCAGTTGAGGTGGCAAATACCAGTTCATCTGGTGTTAGGTAGTCCACGACCATAACCGTAGTTCCAAACAAATATTCCTGTTCTTCGTAATTAGATATTAGAGccttaggtgtcgctgctcgataaccatatTTAGGTCCCGCAGCTTGCCTTCTCTAGTTTAAATATATGCTTatcttttttttcataatttgtctatgattgcttttttactggttggaaaaatcTAATTCGGCTAGCATACTCATCCATgattttcgttgaaaaaatatcaaataaaaatacaccATGTAAAATGAATCCTAATTTAGATACAAGCGATATGATGCAAATACAGCTTCCGTAAAAGCCATCTGTGGAGGAAGTCTTGTCGGTCCAAAATATGTTATATCAGCATCACAttgttttctgaataaaaaacgGACAAGTGTGAGCAAAGATAAAGATCGCTATAGAGTTTTGGTTGGTGCTCATGACAAAGGCAGAGAAAGTCATGGAGCAAAGTATGTATTATTACTATTATACAATGGCTTTTAATATCTGGTTATTACGTGGATTGTCCAAAATGTCAGTATCGTTGAATCTATTTGAAACTGGTTATATGCAAAATAGTAGATTTAGTGGCTGTTTTTCTAGGCCagtagttttcaaacttttttcatccTGCCACACATGACACAGGTTTGACGTTTGACAAGTAATTTGTCAGGAGAAGCTAATCTTGTTAACATGAAATTTAAATCTGAgtctgaattttaaatttaactcATACATGGCATATTCTGTATGAACAATGCAACTAacctattatttttatttcttgctAATGCAGAATGCTTGAGATAGAATCACTGCATCACCATCCAGATAATAACATGGCAACATTCACAAGATTAAAGCAAATACCAGCTCATGACATTACAGTTATTATCTTAAAAACAATTGTGGATCCAAATGATATTTCACCCATGACAGGGTTTGTGTGTTTACCTCAACCCAAACTGAGGCCTCATGTCGGCAAGAAGTATGTGCTTTTAATCTAATTATATAATtgcttaaatttattttaacatgATAATGCTATATTCATTATTTGTCTGTGGACTTCAAAGACTGAACCGGAAAGATTCTGGCCCTTCCAAGAGTAGATGCTCATATATCTGTACAGAGCCTTACTCAGAGTAAAAGTCTTAAACATGTATAAAAATGACAATATTGCAACAACGACTCATTAGTCATTACCGTGGTGAAATGCTTGTTTTGGCAACTGAAAGTCTTTTTACTAAGAGAAAATAAAATCTTACCCTGCACCCCATGTACTCTGGATATTTCTAAAATGCTTTTTAATGTCACTGCCATACATTTTTCAATTACAGTTGCTGGGCGACCGGATGGGGATTAACCAGTGGCACAGGATTTGATAAAGTTTTAAAACAAGTTAAGCAACCTGTCACATCACAATCAAATTGCATCAAAAAATATGGAggcagaaaaataaattatgatgTTCATGTATGTGCAGGACCTCACAAAGGCAATCAGGGAACGTGCCAGGGGGACAGCGGTGGGCCTTTAGTATGTCAATATGAGGACGGTGCATGGGTTTTACACGGAGACACCAGTTTTGGTCCAAAACCCTGTGGATCTTCACCTGGAGTATGGGCCCAGGTTTCTTATCATATGGATTTTGTCTGCTGTGTCTTGAGAGATTATGGCCCTTGTAAAGATATGAAATGTGAGATGCAGTGAAGGCTACGCAATATGCACTATCGAATATAGTCGTAgcttttgaaatgaataaacaGGGGTATTGATTTTAGAACAAGATATCAGCTGTTTTGCACCAGGGTGTTTTACTACAATGACTTAGGTATGGAACAATGAATTTAGCAAACTCATGTATTGAGTAGCAGAAGCAGATTGATATCTATCTAAGTATTTGTAATCGAGTAGTAAGCCAGGGAGAGAAGGTATTTTGCACAGGcagatgaaattttgaataactCTACCTAGAAACTAGTACTGAGTGCCACCAAATGTAaggttttcaaataatattttggtTCATGTATGACATTGTTGCTTTTATTTCACACATTTACTTTATTACAACTTTGTATGATCTTTTCTTTTTATTACTATTCTGTAAGTAAAAAGTATTGAACCACTGATCCAGATCAGTCACTTTTTTGCATACAGCAAAATATTGTGTAAGAGATCTTGGTATTGTAGAATGGTTCTCTTACTCTTGACCTATGACAATTGTTTACTCCAGTAACAGTGCTCGTATGTTCCAAACCTCAGAATCTATATGGTTTtccatataaagtatatttattATCTCTGGATAGTTGTTTTAACTGAATCATCACTTGCACAAGAGATTACCCACAATCTTCTATGTGATAAACAGCACATTTGGCCATATACCCTTTCGCTTGCTAATACTATATTTTCCCTGGTACACCTGCATTGCATGtatatttttctcaattttggTCTTTGAAGCTTTGGTCTTTGTGACTTTTTGAGGTATTTTAATAACTGTATCTCAATTGAATATCTCTGAAGTCTTTCTATGAAAATGCATATAGTATTATTCCAAGCAATATTATGGAATACAGTGAACATATGTGCTATTCtgaattttactatttttaaatgttaaatTTACTTGATCGTTATCATATTTTGAGAAGCACGATTCAGAATGTCTTTGgttaaatataaatcatttttatatggattcattcaatatttattgatgAATATATAAACGGcattttttgtttgtcataCCATCtcgtattttattttgagaattgaCAAGTATTTTAGTATGATTGTCAAAGAATATTCATCAAATCATTTCCTcctataaaatttgatataccAATAAGTATCAtcgaatatattattttgaaaaacaattatCACAAATATTTTGTCATTAACCCAGTACTATTCAGTCAAATTTTTCAGATTGTTCTCTCATATTTCTACTGGCCTTGTTATGTTCTAAATTCTAGAAGATTAAAATGTAGTTTTACTTATTTCATTAATGTGTATTTTAGTTACTGGATGAACTGCCTATGATCTACGGTTCCTGCGTTTTTCTTTATGCTTTGTGAGTATATCGGTTTGTTGAAATGTATATGAGAAAGcatgtaaattttttatgtCTTGCAATAAATTTTACAGTGTGAGGTGGAATTTGTATCACTTGTAGCTACTACATTATTCATACAACTCATGTTTAGAAATGTGTTACTGAAATCCTTATGGATACGTTACTTTCTGTTGCTGTAACTGATTTATCACTGATTGACTCGCCTTGAATGTGCATGTATGATGCTTTGGTGAAGTGTTTTGTGGTACATTTGGTTATCACCTCGAGCTATCTTGCTTGGTTTATGGTGAGAATTGGGCAACCCAGGAAAATATTATCCATTCCTCTTCCACGCATATCTGTAACTTTAGAGATTATACCATTTTGAAAGCATATTGGTATAGATGAAAGATTGGTACATGATAAGATGTGCATAAAACCTCTGCATGTGTGAATCTTTTTGAACATTGCTTCATTCGCAATGAGCTTCCTGCTATGTAATTTAGCTGCTTTCAAGTCTgctcaataattttattttctctttcACTCACTTTCCATCGTTTAGTTAGAGCGTCTGTATCAAATTTCAACCATGTTTGCACGCCCCTAATTTCAGTTACAAAAATTTGGTTGACTTGTAGTATGTCTTTTTGGATTGCTATAAAATTACGCCTCTGTGCTGCCTGTATGATGACCTAGCCCTTTTTAGAGTGGCCAAATTAGGAACCATATTATAggcatttctatttttaaataaagtaatattgCTTCTCTAGTtcaggggttcccaaagttgattgaccacGGGCCAAATTTTGAAGCAGAAGGACATTTGCGGGACAGAAAAGGGGATtggcaattttgaatttgaaaaataagcTTCAAGCttacctagcatcgcagtttattatgtaataaaaataataattaggcGATAGAATACCTGAGGAATAACAAGCACGACTTtctttttttgaacatgtttgtttgacttttgtatgaattcagcaatgatttaaatttttaaatacgcGCGTCTGATCATAATCGAAGAATGCTTCGTCTCATGATGGCGCCTAATGTtatattccttcagaactggagTATTTTATTGGCAAAggagacaaatcgctgaagtttgattcttttcaataaagaaattagAACACTTCCATTCATCTTAAAAAATGTCTGTTTTCAgtgtctagttttcgttttgtgaaaTCTTTAAGCCATCTTAATATATGGCTGATACCTAAAATACTGCCGTATATAATCCGAATAccagtataattgaattgttatgaATATACACTTGCTTAAACtatgataatgatgtaacaattggcggtatctaaAACGCAAAATAGGAAACACAGAAAGTGTTATAcgtattaatattaattacgAGTGAAGTTTAACcattaaactatttcacttgaGTTttgcgggccattttaaatcattACCGTAATtggcggtttgggaacccctgccctAGTTGCATTACTTGTGTGATTTGAGATGCTCAAAATCATCACGAAAATGACAAAAGAATATTAAACAGATTTAATTTTATGACTTGGCATGCTACACTTTGTGCCCATGAATCTTAAGGCATCTAGGCCAAATAATAATTCCAGTGCTTAACCATTAATCAGCATGCTTTTATTGCATTTGACAACGGTGGCAGATTTTCCTTCACAATATGCCATATTTTCAGGAATCACCATGCACACAAACCAAATCACCGAGACTACACATATGTATTTGCACTGATTTTAACATGTATTTTTGTTACCATTGTCTACCTCTACTGGAAAAATCCAATGTTTCACGAGGTTCGTACTCGCGTCTCTAGTGATGTGTATAAAGATGATTTATCTTTTATATGATGATATAATATacattgaaaaaatagaaattattGGCCACCATTGCTAAcgtcaataaaatataatttccgAATTGAAATTTTGCCCAGTTTTTTTCTACCCCCAACAAAACTTTATTTGCTTGAAACAGTCTTTACCTCCTAGATGGTGCTATTGTGTCTGTGCATGAAATGCGCAGGACTATTTTATTCAAAGCTGGCAGCTTGAGCCATATGCTATTTCCTAGGTGGTCAGATATCTTTTCTTACGAAACatacatatgtatatatttaataatttatttatatgtacTTAGTTGCTGCACATTTATATTATTGCTGCATGTGATAAGGTTTTCTACTCTTGAAGTTCTGAGTTCATTTTCATTATGCTTCACTTTTTACATGCGTATTAATGCCAATTAAATGCAAATGATCTTGTGCGGCATgattttcacaatattattcatcaggATGAAGCAAATCCTCAAAAATGCTGGCCTGGCGGATGATCattaaattaaacaatttgGTAGAATATTTTGGAGATGATTCATCATGTGTCATGAATTAGGAATACAAAATGACCTTTACTGTtattaatttattgtaaattcTC
The sequence above is a segment of the Styela clava chromosome 7, kaStyClav1.hap1.2, whole genome shotgun sequence genome. Coding sequences within it:
- the LOC120329047 gene encoding chymotrypsinogen A-like isoform X1, with translation MPPKPVPGRGRGDRGRGGNPTRGRGGIQGRQSKMRQSNQLLNPKTSTMQRGIVQRDQAGTSRGKLIGGVLSVIVVLGGIGAGVFMSTAASDESANSDLTINPTKASTTTTAVPKVTTTTTPPPPVVLDEKWIKARGECGRPRQKPNLGRIVGGTEAVKHSWPWQIGLLQYKRYDANTASVKAICGGSLVGPKYVISASHCFLNKKRTSVSKDKDRYRVLVGAHDKGRESHGAKMLEIESLHHHPDNNMATFTRLKQIPAHDITVIILKTIVDPNDISPMTGFVCLPQPKLRPHVGKNCWATGWGLTSGTGFDKVLKQVKQPVTSQSNCIKKYGGRKINYDVHVCAGPHKGNQGTCQGDSGGPLVCQYEDGAWVLHGDTSFGPKPCGSSPGVWAQVSYHMDFVCCVLRDYGPCKDMKCEMQ